The Candidatus Neomarinimicrobiota bacterium genome includes a window with the following:
- a CDS encoding divergent polysaccharide deacetylase family protein: MKETETDEKPLLVVFIGVGVLLGGLLVWFILSQIFTSERSYTKASEKFRQELPRQIVAAGPGLHFKDLRESEDALPELAFAYGSDGDIDEISRRVERIITAGFSIVDRAKRPDIRAYGLSFKGKPVGRVILTRNGFPGQATVGIIVDDFGYYDNEIIDGFMDLPPKLAFAVIPGHAYSQKIARKAADRGFDVLIHMPMEPQKYEGGEEEFILKSGMSSRQVIQRLNRAFAHLPMAVGMNNHQGSLATEDADLMQTVLHILKDQDLFFVDSYTTANTVGYELAKKLAVPTGKRAVFLDNKPDTTYIKKQFAELVDEAMEKGRAIGICHNKKLTLEVLERYIPYYEQQGIRFAKISEVLEYPAVVL; encoded by the coding sequence ATGAAAGAGACAGAGACTGACGAAAAGCCGTTATTAGTCGTTTTCATCGGCGTGGGAGTTTTACTAGGTGGTCTGCTGGTTTGGTTTATTCTCTCGCAGATCTTTACCTCTGAGCGGTCGTATACCAAAGCCTCGGAAAAATTCCGGCAGGAACTGCCCCGGCAGATCGTAGCTGCTGGACCCGGGCTGCATTTCAAAGATCTGAGAGAGTCGGAAGATGCGCTCCCGGAACTGGCGTTCGCCTACGGATCGGACGGAGATATTGATGAGATCTCCCGGCGGGTGGAGCGTATCATCACAGCCGGTTTTTCCATCGTCGACCGGGCGAAGCGACCAGACATCCGGGCGTACGGTTTGAGTTTTAAAGGCAAGCCGGTCGGACGCGTTATTTTGACAAGAAACGGTTTCCCGGGCCAGGCAACTGTGGGAATTATCGTTGACGATTTTGGCTATTACGATAACGAGATAATCGACGGCTTCATGGATCTGCCGCCGAAACTCGCGTTTGCGGTAATACCGGGCCATGCGTATTCACAGAAAATTGCCCGGAAGGCCGCCGATCGGGGCTTCGACGTGTTGATTCACATGCCCATGGAACCCCAGAAATACGAGGGCGGCGAGGAAGAGTTTATCCTGAAGTCCGGAATGAGTAGCCGCCAGGTTATCCAACGGCTTAACCGGGCGTTTGCGCACCTGCCGATGGCCGTCGGTATGAATAATCATCAGGGATCGCTGGCAACAGAAGATGCGGATTTAATGCAAACCGTGTTGCACATTCTGAAAGATCAGGATCTCTTTTTTGTCGATAGTTATACTACCGCGAATACGGTAGGATACGAGTTGGCAAAAAAACTCGCGGTGCCCACGGGCAAGCGTGCGGTCTTCCTGGATAATAAACCGGATACAACCTATATCAAGAAGCAGTTTGCAGAGCTGGTGGATGAGGCGATGGAAAAGGGGCGCGCTATCGGAATTTGTCATAATAAAAAGCTCACACTCGAAGTGTTGGAACGTTATATTCCCTATTACGAGCAACAGGGCATTCGGTTTGCAAAGATTTCGGAAGTACTGGAATACCCGGCAGTCGTCCTGTAA
- a CDS encoding pyridoxine 5'-phosphate synthase, which yields MPLLELNLDSFAKIQSDLKVPGVDPVMAAGIAEIAGADSVGITSTEGESRHARLILETTQTRFNWHVPITDKAIEAVMTHPPDMVTFIDHRRDGDCVDLRGASDLKQVFSQVRPVKSMAVSVRIAADVKQLKRAYKLGADYVEINSWSYVNASTQEERLEALENISGVARIAYKYEIGVIVSGGLNYQNFRDIAELESVETIVVGRAILGKSLFIGLENALRDFIFLVK from the coding sequence ATGCCGTTATTAGAGTTGAACCTCGATTCGTTTGCAAAGATCCAGAGCGATTTAAAAGTCCCCGGCGTCGATCCGGTCATGGCTGCAGGGATCGCCGAGATTGCCGGTGCAGACAGCGTGGGTATTACCTCCACGGAGGGCGAGTCCCGACACGCCCGGTTGATCCTGGAGACTACGCAGACTCGCTTTAACTGGCACGTGCCGATAACGGACAAGGCCATCGAAGCTGTGATGACTCACCCGCCGGATATGGTGACGTTTATCGATCACCGCCGGGACGGCGATTGCGTGGATCTCAGGGGAGCGTCGGATCTGAAGCAGGTTTTCTCCCAGGTTCGTCCGGTGAAGTCCATGGCGGTCTCTGTGCGGATTGCCGCGGATGTGAAGCAGCTCAAACGGGCGTACAAGCTGGGTGCGGATTACGTGGAGATCAACAGCTGGTCCTATGTGAATGCCAGCACCCAGGAAGAGCGCCTCGAGGCACTGGAGAACATTTCCGGCGTGGCCCGTATCGCATATAAATACGAAATTGGCGTGATCGTTTCCGGCGGACTGAATTACCAGAACTTTCGTGATATAGCCGAACTGGAGTCGGTGGAGACTATCGTGGTCGGCAGAGCTATTCTGGGTAAGTCCCTGTTCATTGGACTGGAAAACGCACTCCGGGATTTTATCTTCCTGGTGAAGTAA
- a CDS encoding asparaginase, whose product MQLVANVIRGDRVESIHRAEAVVVDSAGNTIFATGNPDLQTYVRSSAKPFQAYPLVESGAAESFHLTPKELALCCASHNSEPEHLKTVRNVQERTGISEEMLLCGTHKPLDEETANDVLRNGLELTPNYNNCSGKHTGMLLACKHLSLSLENYGDPKHPLQVRIREYLENILERSPIHMGIDGCSVPTFFLTIREVASAFRRLASADDPLLATIYNAMTQEPYMVAGRNRFDTAIMEAAPGSIISKVGAEGVRALGIRRGDEIYGMALKILDGNKRASAPVALKIFEHLGWLDALSQKGLGEYISPKIANRAGLRVGQITVRIIQ is encoded by the coding sequence GTGCAATTAGTTGCGAACGTCATCCGCGGCGACAGAGTGGAGAGCATCCACCGAGCCGAAGCCGTGGTAGTCGATTCCGCCGGGAACACAATTTTTGCCACCGGGAACCCGGATCTTCAAACCTACGTCCGGTCCAGCGCCAAGCCGTTCCAGGCGTATCCGCTGGTGGAGTCCGGTGCTGCGGAGTCATTTCATCTCACGCCAAAAGAGCTCGCCCTCTGCTGTGCATCCCACAACAGCGAGCCGGAACATTTGAAAACCGTCAGAAATGTACAGGAGCGGACCGGAATCTCCGAAGAGATGCTCCTCTGTGGCACCCACAAGCCACTGGACGAAGAGACGGCCAACGATGTTTTACGCAATGGTTTGGAACTGACCCCGAATTACAACAACTGCTCCGGGAAGCACACCGGCATGTTGCTGGCCTGCAAACACCTCAGTCTCTCTCTGGAGAATTACGGTGATCCGAAACATCCGCTGCAGGTACGGATCCGTGAATATCTGGAAAATATCCTTGAGCGATCTCCGATTCATATGGGGATTGACGGCTGTTCTGTCCCCACGTTTTTTCTGACGATACGTGAGGTTGCTTCTGCATTTCGTCGCCTGGCTTCTGCCGATGACCCGCTCCTGGCAACTATATATAATGCCATGACTCAGGAGCCGTACATGGTGGCAGGGCGGAACCGGTTCGATACCGCCATTATGGAGGCAGCCCCGGGGAGTATCATCTCCAAGGTCGGCGCCGAAGGCGTGCGGGCACTGGGGATTCGGCGAGGCGACGAAATCTATGGAATGGCATTGAAAATTCTGGACGGAAATAAGCGCGCAAGCGCACCGGTTGCCCTGAAGATTTTTGAACATCTTGGATGGCTGGATGCCCTGTCACAGAAGGGGTTGGGGGAATATATCTCGCCAAAGATCGCCAACAGGGCCGGACTGCGTGTGGGGCAAATCACGGTTCGTATTATTCAGTAA
- a CDS encoding lamin tail domain-containing protein produces the protein MKRLLQYSALGVLLLFGLSQLHADVIISEVADPGDVYQARFVEIYNAGDASVDLTGWTIRRYVNAHTDSGVVELSGSLAAKATYVIASDSTDFNTNFGKYPDTDGSAISGNGDDTYELFDGSAVIDIYGEVGTDGTGEAWEYEDAIAYRNADIVTGNTVWTASEWTIMAGDVADATPGVHPVVDSDPPAVTNAFSWGNNPATSDQYIRIELSEPVTLATGESTANYSLASEGEGIKSAVFEAGDSSIVYLTYEGGTIDGKDTLIVNNLEDANGNTMSAPDSVAFYAGITSIATIQDTTGSGSDYSALYGETVTVAAIVTGGDASFGSSQFVQDAPGPWNGVNVYTWANDLVRGDSVMITGTVTEYYNKTEIEDVLQAVVLANNVDLPAAYETTVADMDTNESLEGVFVDLGKVAVTDPSLGSGEFQVTDATGNGIVDDAGSYTYSPMAGDSLYIKGIVDYTYGSYKLEPRDDNDIEKFYPLAPKIEGAVSLSDTSVGIRFTALLDTTSAIDTANYALDSGLAIDTVYFVDSVTVELITGSQGAGFTDSLAVANVKDTAGVAMEAAKVGVNLGLWNLSDVTAQTEDPEFPDHFGEIFRAQGIIVSTDFQGSNDEYVMQDTTGGITLFQWDTLGVNLNYRDSVQVVGEVNQYNGNNQLMPVENEFVTVLGSNASLPDTQVITIGEMGEGYENQVIRIERVTMVEEPSEWPESGYKNLHITDGTDTLVMHIDGDTEALTAAPPTGKFTITGVAGQYYDYQIRPRFHSDFEYLESNVLLSEAYSAFDNEVILEFTGVLDQTSAENTANYSFDSGATVETVSLDSNVVSLGIVPPASGTHDTLSVTGVSDTSGKELNLDIPINTGIWTIKNMMVDADDNGVPDNSGQLFVITGTVISPDFGGDEEWDQALYDGTGGIFGFSFEDTLFALGDSLMISGELTDDNYKDEIEVWDGRKLGTGAVPEPKVVTLGDIGQTLEGQLVRVNDVHIEDAALDWPTAGSSASLDVTTESDTLTMRIDSDLTLDEMQAPDSTLIDLIGIVGQFSFDDPLAGFQILPRFPEDIIEKEAVGIGNENGLPMVFDLEQNYPNPFNPTTTIKYQLPEQANVRLVVYNMLGQQVRTLVNEQKEAGYYTVQWDGINNNGVKISSGVYFYHIKAGEFNLTRKMVFMK, from the coding sequence ATGAAACGACTGTTACAGTATAGCGCACTGGGAGTCTTGTTGCTATTTGGGCTATCCCAGCTGCACGCTGATGTGATTATCAGCGAAGTCGCCGATCCTGGTGATGTATACCAGGCACGGTTTGTAGAAATTTACAATGCTGGCGATGCGTCAGTTGATCTTACTGGATGGACTATTCGGCGATATGTGAACGCCCACACGGATTCTGGGGTTGTTGAATTGTCCGGATCACTTGCAGCAAAAGCAACCTATGTAATTGCAAGCGATTCAACTGATTTTAACACTAATTTTGGAAAGTATCCCGATACGGATGGAAGTGCTATTTCGGGGAACGGTGATGATACGTATGAGCTCTTTGATGGTAGCGCAGTTATTGATATCTATGGAGAGGTAGGAACAGATGGAACAGGAGAAGCGTGGGAATATGAGGACGCTATCGCTTACCGGAACGCCGACATCGTCACCGGTAATACTGTGTGGACCGCATCCGAGTGGACTATCATGGCAGGCGATGTTGCCGATGCCACCCCGGGCGTCCATCCGGTAGTAGATTCGGATCCGCCTGCAGTGACAAATGCGTTTTCCTGGGGAAATAACCCTGCGACCAGCGATCAGTATATCCGCATCGAATTGTCAGAACCGGTGACACTGGCGACTGGTGAATCGACGGCGAATTACAGCCTTGCTTCGGAAGGGGAAGGTATAAAAAGTGCGGTGTTTGAAGCCGGCGATTCCAGTATCGTCTATCTCACGTATGAAGGTGGAACCATCGACGGGAAAGATACTCTGATTGTCAATAACCTGGAAGACGCTAACGGCAATACCATGTCCGCACCTGACAGCGTGGCTTTCTACGCCGGCATTACCTCCATCGCAACCATCCAGGATACTACAGGCTCCGGCAGCGATTACTCGGCACTGTACGGTGAAACGGTTACAGTAGCTGCGATTGTTACCGGGGGCGACGCCAGTTTCGGCAGCAGTCAGTTTGTACAGGACGCTCCCGGACCCTGGAACGGTGTGAATGTCTACACCTGGGCAAACGATCTTGTCCGGGGCGATTCCGTCATGATTACCGGTACGGTGACCGAATATTACAATAAAACCGAGATCGAAGATGTATTGCAGGCTGTGGTCCTTGCCAACAACGTTGATCTTCCTGCAGCGTATGAAACTACTGTGGCTGATATGGATACTAACGAATCCCTGGAAGGCGTCTTTGTTGATCTTGGGAAAGTCGCCGTGACAGATCCAAGTCTTGGAAGTGGTGAATTTCAGGTGACCGACGCTACAGGAAATGGCATTGTCGATGATGCCGGAAGTTACACGTACTCACCGATGGCGGGTGATTCGCTTTATATCAAAGGTATTGTCGATTATACGTACGGCTCATACAAACTCGAACCCCGCGATGATAACGATATTGAAAAATTTTACCCGCTCGCTCCGAAGATCGAAGGTGCTGTATCCTTGTCCGATACCTCAGTGGGGATTCGGTTTACAGCGCTGTTAGATACAACATCAGCGATCGATACGGCAAATTACGCCCTTGACAGCGGCCTCGCTATCGATACAGTGTATTTTGTCGATAGTGTGACGGTTGAACTTATTACCGGTAGCCAGGGCGCCGGATTTACCGATTCTCTGGCAGTAGCCAATGTAAAGGACACCGCCGGCGTGGCAATGGAGGCTGCAAAGGTAGGAGTCAATCTCGGTCTGTGGAATCTGAGTGATGTCACAGCTCAAACAGAAGATCCGGAATTTCCCGATCATTTTGGTGAAATATTCCGGGCTCAGGGTATTATTGTCTCCACGGATTTTCAGGGTTCAAACGATGAATACGTTATGCAGGATACCACAGGCGGGATCACATTATTTCAATGGGATACGCTTGGTGTTAATCTGAATTACAGGGATTCTGTACAGGTGGTTGGTGAAGTCAATCAATACAACGGAAATAACCAGTTAATGCCTGTGGAGAATGAATTTGTAACGGTGCTCGGATCCAATGCATCCCTCCCGGATACCCAGGTTATTACGATCGGTGAAATGGGAGAAGGATACGAAAACCAGGTGATTCGTATCGAAAGGGTGACGATGGTAGAGGAGCCGTCAGAATGGCCGGAAAGTGGTTATAAGAATCTCCATATTACAGACGGTACTGATACACTCGTTATGCATATCGATGGTGATACAGAGGCTCTAACGGCAGCGCCGCCTACTGGCAAATTCACTATCACGGGAGTTGCGGGCCAATATTACGATTACCAGATCAGGCCTCGCTTCCATAGCGACTTCGAATACCTGGAATCCAACGTGCTGCTGTCTGAGGCGTATTCGGCGTTTGATAATGAAGTCATCCTCGAGTTCACCGGTGTGCTGGATCAGACGAGCGCAGAGAATACGGCGAATTACTCGTTCGACAGTGGTGCCACAGTAGAAACGGTATCTCTGGACAGCAACGTTGTCTCCCTCGGCATCGTTCCACCGGCATCCGGAACCCATGACACGCTAAGTGTTACCGGCGTGTCCGATACCAGCGGTAAAGAGCTAAACCTCGATATCCCGATTAACACGGGTATCTGGACCATCAAAAATATGATGGTGGATGCTGACGATAACGGCGTACCGGATAATTCGGGTCAACTGTTTGTGATTACCGGTACGGTCATTTCACCGGACTTTGGCGGTGATGAAGAGTGGGATCAGGCCTTATATGATGGCACTGGCGGAATCTTCGGGTTCTCCTTTGAGGATACCCTGTTTGCTCTTGGTGATTCCCTTATGATTTCCGGTGAATTGACTGACGACAATTACAAGGATGAGATTGAGGTATGGGATGGCAGAAAACTCGGTACAGGCGCCGTTCCCGAGCCCAAGGTTGTGACCCTCGGCGACATCGGTCAGACCCTCGAAGGTCAGTTAGTCCGCGTGAACGATGTACACATCGAGGATGCGGCGCTCGATTGGCCGACAGCCGGCAGCAGCGCCAGCCTGGATGTCACCACGGAATCCGATACGCTAACCATGCGGATTGACAGCGATCTGACGCTGGACGAAATGCAAGCGCCGGATTCCACGCTGATCGATCTCATCGGGATCGTGGGACAGTTCTCGTTCGATGATCCGCTGGCCGGTTTCCAGATTTTGCCGCGCTTCCCGGAAGACATCATCGAGAAGGAAGCCGTCGGAATCGGAAACGAAAATGGTCTGCCCATGGTCTTCGATCTGGAGCAGAACTATCCGAATCCGTTCAACCCGACGACGACCATTAAGTACCAGCTGCCGGAGCAGGCCAACGTCCGGCTGGTGGTGTACAACATGCTCGGCCAGCAGGTACGTACCCTGGTCAACGAGCAGAAGGAAGCGGGTTATTATACCGTGCAGTGGGACGGTATCAACAATAATGGCGTGAAGATTTCCTCCGGTGTGTATTTCTATCACATCAAGGCAGGCGAGTTCAACCTGACGCGGAAGATGGTCTTCATGAAATAA
- a CDS encoding T9SS type A sorting domain-containing protein — protein MKKLLTVILSLAFLTASMGFGQDITRIYDIQYTEDGGDSPLVDQEVTVSGIVTGESYAYGSEFFLQDSVGAWSGILVHIGSDADSAFQVGQGDSVTVTGTVSEYFGMTQIEASSVTIDSMWAGDVPPITVTSGEIATDGAMAEAYEGVLIKVEKAAISNADLGNGEWGIDDGSGEVRVNDNADYYFWPSEYDSVEYVIGPLNYSFNDTKIEPRLASDVVPVSEYTRIQRLQQVRGSDLARIGHVENDDTLDYTYYYNYDDSPLPNAEPFKIKGIVTMPTGLSYAGAGVKFIMQDHHGGPWSGILLYSPDSTTFPVLYEGDEVSTIGYVGEYSTDESNMTEFWVTGEVNITSEENPVPEPSEVQTGDLRWPTTAEQWGTVFVKLKDVIITENDYNFGEWGVDDGSGEVRIGNDSDSLSNFNRPPLGTVVDSITGWVYHHFGYYADSSTYKVEPLYEKDVVIGEGPPNIRNYARTPGAPTSDDVVTISADFADNSAVTSAKLFHRVNGGAYNSTDMQLDEGITYTGNIPFYNNGDRVDYFLMAEDDNGTSSTLPADTTKLNFSYTVASQLTISDIQYTPWELAQTPYEGVEVSVSGVVTADTLFNSNFEAYVIQESGATEWGGLFVFDLNETLTRDQTVTVFGTATDYNADFHFKWDGLTVILADSVQVGDTGDGIEPMVMTAADLEAEPEKYEGMLVRVNDIEVTALNQYDWSVTDASGGEILIDDDIVYTTSDSSWFASLGVGGGIEYVTGIWTYSFGSFKIELRDTDDHGVATSVEPDRTQPFAYSLSQNYPNPFNPTTNIQFSLADQGPVTIAIYNIRGQMVRALVRNQTMEAGYHTLNWDGTDKNGRTVGSGVYIYRIHAGDFIKAKKMTLLR, from the coding sequence ATGAAAAAACTGTTAACTGTGATTTTATCTCTAGCATTTCTGACTGCAAGTATGGGCTTCGGTCAGGACATTACACGTATTTATGATATTCAGTATACCGAAGATGGCGGTGATTCACCGCTGGTTGACCAGGAAGTGACCGTTTCTGGAATCGTCACCGGTGAATCGTATGCTTACGGGAGCGAATTTTTTCTGCAGGATTCGGTTGGCGCCTGGAGCGGGATCCTGGTGCATATTGGCAGCGATGCTGATTCTGCCTTCCAGGTCGGACAGGGAGATTCCGTCACCGTGACCGGTACCGTATCCGAATACTTCGGCATGACCCAAATCGAAGCCTCCAGCGTCACCATCGACTCCATGTGGGCAGGCGATGTCCCCCCGATTACAGTGACCTCCGGGGAAATCGCCACTGACGGCGCTATGGCTGAAGCTTATGAGGGCGTGCTGATAAAAGTTGAGAAAGCCGCCATTTCCAACGCAGATCTCGGCAACGGCGAATGGGGAATCGATGACGGCTCCGGCGAAGTCCGGGTGAACGATAATGCGGATTACTATTTCTGGCCGTCGGAATACGACAGCGTGGAGTATGTGATCGGTCCGCTGAACTATTCATTTAATGATACCAAAATCGAACCCCGGCTCGCCAGTGACGTGGTGCCGGTGAGCGAATACACGCGGATTCAGCGGCTGCAACAGGTCCGCGGCAGCGATCTGGCACGTATCGGCCACGTGGAGAACGACGATACGCTCGATTACACCTATTATTACAACTACGATGATTCGCCATTACCGAATGCAGAGCCCTTCAAGATAAAGGGGATTGTTACAATGCCGACCGGTTTGAGCTATGCGGGAGCCGGGGTGAAATTCATAATGCAGGATCATCATGGTGGTCCGTGGAGCGGAATTTTACTTTATAGTCCTGATTCCACTACCTTTCCAGTTCTCTACGAAGGCGATGAGGTTTCAACTATAGGTTATGTTGGAGAGTACTCCACCGACGAATCGAATATGACAGAATTTTGGGTGACCGGAGAGGTAAATATCACCTCTGAGGAGAACCCGGTCCCGGAACCGTCTGAAGTCCAGACCGGTGATTTACGCTGGCCTACCACCGCTGAACAGTGGGGTACGGTGTTTGTGAAGTTGAAAGACGTTATCATCACCGAGAACGATTACAATTTTGGCGAATGGGGTGTGGATGACGGATCCGGCGAAGTCCGTATCGGTAACGATTCCGATAGTCTGTCGAATTTTAATCGGCCTCCGCTTGGAACGGTAGTGGATTCTATCACCGGATGGGTCTATCACCATTTCGGCTATTACGCCGATTCCTCCACGTACAAAGTGGAACCGCTGTACGAAAAAGATGTCGTGATCGGTGAGGGGCCGCCGAACATCCGGAACTATGCCCGAACGCCGGGAGCGCCCACTTCGGATGACGTGGTAACCATCTCTGCGGATTTCGCCGATAACTCTGCGGTGACTTCGGCAAAGCTCTTTCACCGAGTTAATGGCGGTGCCTACAATTCTACTGATATGCAATTGGACGAGGGTATCACATATACCGGAAATATACCCTTCTACAATAATGGTGACCGGGTCGATTACTTCCTGATGGCAGAAGATGATAATGGAACGAGTTCGACGCTGCCGGCGGATACCACAAAGCTAAACTTTTCCTACACGGTGGCGAGTCAGTTAACAATCTCCGATATACAGTACACGCCCTGGGAATTGGCGCAGACCCCGTATGAAGGCGTAGAGGTTTCTGTAAGCGGTGTCGTGACAGCAGATACACTGTTTAACAGCAACTTTGAAGCGTATGTAATCCAGGAATCTGGCGCCACCGAATGGGGCGGCCTGTTTGTCTTTGACCTGAATGAAACATTAACACGCGACCAGACCGTGACCGTCTTTGGTACAGCCACAGACTACAACGCCGATTTCCATTTCAAATGGGACGGCCTTACCGTAATTCTGGCCGACAGCGTTCAGGTTGGTGATACCGGTGACGGGATTGAACCCATGGTGATGACTGCGGCGGATCTCGAGGCGGAACCTGAAAAGTATGAAGGAATGCTGGTCCGGGTGAACGACATCGAGGTTACGGCTCTGAACCAGTACGACTGGTCGGTGACCGATGCCTCCGGCGGTGAAATCCTGATTGATGATGATATCGTCTATACCACGTCGGATTCGTCATGGTTCGCGAGTCTCGGTGTCGGTGGTGGTATCGAATATGTCACCGGAATCTGGACTTACAGTTTTGGGTCGTTCAAGATCGAGTTGCGCGATACGGATGACCACGGAGTTGCCACCAGTGTTGAGCCGGACAGAACGCAGCCATTCGCTTACAGCCTCTCGCAGAACTATCCGAATCCATTCAATCCGACCACCAATATCCAGTTCTCACTGGCGGATCAGGGGCCGGTGACTATCGCGATTTACAATATTCGCGGTCAGATGGTCAGGGCGCTGGTCAGAAACCAGACCATGGAAGCCGGATATCACACACTGAACTGGGACGGTACGGATAAGAACGGACGCACCGTCGGATCTGGTGTCTATATTTACCGGATTCATGCCGGTGACTTCATCAAAGCCAAAAAAATGACGCTGCTCCGATAA